The following are encoded together in the Nymphaea colorata isolate Beijing-Zhang1983 chromosome 14, ASM883128v2, whole genome shotgun sequence genome:
- the LOC116267397 gene encoding uncharacterized protein LOC116267397, with the protein MFLQKGFRTAAFGLYGFLRFTKSGFEDNAKRFKAEDMEIQMTGKNCMVTGANSGIGYATAEGLASRGATVYMVCRNKEKGEAALSEIKTKTGNPNVHLEICDLSSTSEIKSFTSRFSSSERPLHVLVNNAGLLEHHRVTTADGLELNFAVNVVATYAMTQLFLPLLEQAAPDARVITVSSGGMYTQDLTDNLQFSEPKFDGTVQYARNKRIQVALTEKWAELYSHKGIGFYSMHPGWSETPGVAKSLPGLSKRLSGNLRTIEQGADTILWLALQPKEKLTSGAFYFDRAETTKHLPLSGTRHSPAVMDAILKNLQALIFSRE; encoded by the exons ATGTTTCTTCAGAAG GGATTCAGGACAGCTGCTTTTGGTCTCTACGGATTTTTACGTTTCACAAAATCTGGATTCGA GGACAATGCCAAGCGATTTAAAGCAGAAGACATGGAAATCCAGATGACAGGAAAAAATTGCATGGTCACTGGAGCAAACTCTGGAATTGGCTATGCAACTGCAGAGGGTCTTGCATCACG TGGCGCAACTGTATACATGGTTTGCCGTAATAAAGAGAAGGGAGAAGCTGCATTGTCTGAAATTAAGACAAAGACGGGTAATCCTAATGTACACCTTGAG ATTTGTGACCTTTCCTCCACGAGCGAAATCAAGTCATTTACATCCAGATTTTCTTCATCTGAACGACCACTTCATGTCTTG GTTAATAACGCCGGATTGCTTGAGCACCACCGTGTTACTACTGCAGATGG atTGGAGCTCAACTTCGCAGTAAATGTTGTAGCAACTTATGCTATGACACAACTGTTTTTGCCACTGTTGGAGCAAGCAGCACCTGATGCACGAGTTATAACAGTTTCCTCAGGTGGAATGTACACACAAGATTTAACAGATAACTTACAG TTCAGTGAACCTAAGTTTGATGGGACTGTGCAGTATGCACGAAACAAGCGAATTCAG GTTGCATTGACGGAAAAATGGGCGGAGTTGTACAGCCACAAAGGCATTGGCTTCTATTCGATGCATCCAGGTTGGTCCGAAACACCTGGTGTTGCAAAGAGCTTACCGGGTCTCTCCAAAAG ATTATCTGGTAACCTCAGAACTATAGAGCAGGGGGCAGACACAATTCTGTGGTTAGCTTTgcagccaaaagaaaaattgacgTCAGGTGCGTTTTACTTTGATCGAGCTGAAACAACAAAGCACTTGCCACTTTCAGGTACCAGACATTCGCCTGCCGTGATGGATGCGATTCTCAAGAACCTACAAGCGCTGATATTTTCAAGGGAATGA
- the LOC116267523 gene encoding sterol 3-beta-glucosyltransferase UGT80A2 isoform X2 — protein MQEEERGKRKRRRAPLGHDQDGRPRAVFMAFGTKGDVLPVAAIAAALARNLENYHVFLITHTTHEYLSMHMLAEKVSFVPISTPPVLSMQEHDDDDLSFSSRKVAIDERHKLECLSAVESVFEESSYLTGDFIAMNFFALEGWHLAELFRVPCVVTAPYVVPYSMPSSYESRFENDFPLLFRCLQDAPPGKVSWKDVTHWMWPLFTENWGSWRSQCLRLSACPLTDPVTGLPMLHDWPQSPLLLYGFSREIVECPDYWPSSVHDCGLWFPPLKWEFSCTNCGQSAARFPSEESAMNLKLCMNHSALQNFLEEKSGTCSPIFIGLSSIGRMGFMRKPEAFLSVLKVVLENTDHRVILFSAGYEPLNNIIRRVHRESSKYEAKQKYLIEDGILLFDDKLFCFSGSIPYKWVFSRCSIAVHHGGSGSTAAALSTGIPQILCPFILDQFYWAERMSWLGVAPDPLSRSFLIPDEDDHISISQAANALIQAIRSALSDEIKTRASEVAQKISKEVWGREHNPIKFRMESEKL, from the exons ATGCAGGAGGAAGAGAGGGGGAAGCGGAAAAGACGAAGAGCTCCACTAGGTCATGATCAAGATGGGAGGCCTCGGGCGGTTTTCATGGCATTTGGAACTAAGGGGGACGTTCTGCCTGTGGCG GCCATTGCTGCTGCTCTTGCTAGAAATTTGGAGAactatcatgtttttttaattactcATACAACCCATGAG TATCTGAGCATGCACATGTTAGCAGAAAAAGTTTCCTTTGTTCCCATATCAACACCACCTGTCCTTTCAATGCAGGAACATGATGATG ATGATTTATCTTTCTCTTCCCGGAAGGTGGCCATTGATGAGAGACACAAATTGGAATGCCTTTCTGCAGTAGAGAGTGTGTTTGAAGAAAGCTCATATTTGACTGGAGATTTTATTGCAATGAACTTCTTTGCTTTG GAAGGCTGGCATCTTGCTGAACTATTTCGGGTTCCTTGTGTTGTTACTGCACCTTATGTTGTTCCATACAG CATGCCTTCATCATACGAGAGCcgatttgaaaatgattttccaCTTCTATTTAGATGCCTCCAAGATGCTCCGCCAGGCAAG GTTAGCTGGAAAGATGTGACCCACTGGATGTGGCCACTTTTTACAGAAAATTGGGGATCTTGGAGGAGCCAGTGTTTGAGGCTTAGTGCTTGTCCTTTAACG GATCCTGTTACTGGCCTTCCAATGCTGCATGATTGGCCGCAGTCTCCATTGCTTCT ATATGGATTCAGCAGGGAAATTGTGGAGTGCCCTG ACTACTGGCCATCAAGTGTTCATGATTGTGGGCTTTGGTTTCCACCTTTGAAGTGGGAATTTTCATGCACCAACTGTGGACAAAGTGCAGCCAGATTCCCTTCAGAAGAATCTGCTATGAATCTTAAGCTATGCATGAACCATAGTGCTCTGCAGAACTTTCTTGAGGAAAAATCAGGAACCTGCTCACCAATATTTATAGGATTGAGTTCAATAGGAAG GATGGGCTTTATGAGAAAACCAGAAGCATTTCTTTCGGTCCTTAAGGTCGTTTTAGAGAATACAGACCACCGGGTGATCCTTTTCTCTGCTGGTTATGAGCCACTAAATAACATTATCAGAAGGGTCCACCGAGAATCTTCGAAGTATGAGGCAAAGCAGAAATATCTGATTGAAGATGGCATTCTACTTTTTGATGATAAACTCTTCTGTTTTTCTGG TTCTATACCATACAAGTGGGTCTTCTCAAGGTGCTCCATTGCCGTACATCATGGTGGCAG CGGATCAACAGCTGCAGCACTATCGACGGGCATACCACAG ATTTTGTGCCCCTTCATCCTAGATCAATTTTACTGGGCAGAAAGAATGTCCTGGCTTGGGGTTGCACCAGACCCATTATCGAGGAGCTTCTTGATTCCAGATGAAGATGATCATATCAGCATCAGTCAAGCTGCAAATGCATTGATCCAAGCTATAAGATCTGCATTGTCTGATGAAATCAAAACTCGTGCTTCAGAAGTTGCTCAAAAAATATCTAAGGAGGTATGGGGAAGAGAGCACAATCCCATTAAATTCAG GATGGAATCGGAAAAGCTCTGA
- the LOC116267523 gene encoding sterol 3-beta-glucosyltransferase isoform X3 gives MQEEERGKRKRRRAPLGHDQDGRPRAVFMAFGTKGDVLPVAAIAAALARNLENYHVFLITHTTHEYLSMHMLAEKVSFVPISTPPVLSMQEHDDDDLSFSSRKVAIDERHKLECLSAVESVFEESSYLTGDFIAMNFFALAGILLNYFGFLVLLLHLMLFHTACLHHTRADLKMIFHFYLDASKMLRQASWKDVTHWMWPLFTENWGSWRSQCLRLSACPLTDPVTGLPMLHDWPQSPLLLYGFSREIVECPDYWPSSVHDCGLWFPPLKWEFSCTNCGQSAARFPSEESAMNLKLCMNHSALQNFLEEKSGTCSPIFIGLSSIGRMGFMRKPEAFLSVLKVVLENTDHRVILFSAGYEPLNNIIRRVHRESSKYEAKQKYLIEDGILLFDDKLFCFSGSIPYKWVFSRCSIAVHHGGSGSTAAALSTGIPQILCPFILDQFYWAERMSWLGVAPDPLSRSFLIPDEDDHISISQAANALIQAIRSALSDEIKTRASEVAQKISKEDGIGKALRILKESGICLAAK, from the exons ATGCAGGAGGAAGAGAGGGGGAAGCGGAAAAGACGAAGAGCTCCACTAGGTCATGATCAAGATGGGAGGCCTCGGGCGGTTTTCATGGCATTTGGAACTAAGGGGGACGTTCTGCCTGTGGCG GCCATTGCTGCTGCTCTTGCTAGAAATTTGGAGAactatcatgtttttttaattactcATACAACCCATGAG TATCTGAGCATGCACATGTTAGCAGAAAAAGTTTCCTTTGTTCCCATATCAACACCACCTGTCCTTTCAATGCAGGAACATGATGATG ATGATTTATCTTTCTCTTCCCGGAAGGTGGCCATTGATGAGAGACACAAATTGGAATGCCTTTCTGCAGTAGAGAGTGTGTTTGAAGAAAGCTCATATTTGACTGGAGATTTTATTGCAATGAACTTCTTTGCTTTG GCTGGCATCTTGCTGAACTATTTCGGGTTCCTTGTGTTGTTACTGCACCTTATGTTGTTCCATACAG CATGCCTTCATCATACGAGAGCcgatttgaaaatgattttccaCTTCTATTTAGATGCCTCCAAGATGCTCCGCCAGGCAAG CTGGAAAGATGTGACCCACTGGATGTGGCCACTTTTTACAGAAAATTGGGGATCTTGGAGGAGCCAGTGTTTGAGGCTTAGTGCTTGTCCTTTAACG GATCCTGTTACTGGCCTTCCAATGCTGCATGATTGGCCGCAGTCTCCATTGCTTCT ATATGGATTCAGCAGGGAAATTGTGGAGTGCCCTG ACTACTGGCCATCAAGTGTTCATGATTGTGGGCTTTGGTTTCCACCTTTGAAGTGGGAATTTTCATGCACCAACTGTGGACAAAGTGCAGCCAGATTCCCTTCAGAAGAATCTGCTATGAATCTTAAGCTATGCATGAACCATAGTGCTCTGCAGAACTTTCTTGAGGAAAAATCAGGAACCTGCTCACCAATATTTATAGGATTGAGTTCAATAGGAAG GATGGGCTTTATGAGAAAACCAGAAGCATTTCTTTCGGTCCTTAAGGTCGTTTTAGAGAATACAGACCACCGGGTGATCCTTTTCTCTGCTGGTTATGAGCCACTAAATAACATTATCAGAAGGGTCCACCGAGAATCTTCGAAGTATGAGGCAAAGCAGAAATATCTGATTGAAGATGGCATTCTACTTTTTGATGATAAACTCTTCTGTTTTTCTGG TTCTATACCATACAAGTGGGTCTTCTCAAGGTGCTCCATTGCCGTACATCATGGTGGCAG CGGATCAACAGCTGCAGCACTATCGACGGGCATACCACAG ATTTTGTGCCCCTTCATCCTAGATCAATTTTACTGGGCAGAAAGAATGTCCTGGCTTGGGGTTGCACCAGACCCATTATCGAGGAGCTTCTTGATTCCAGATGAAGATGATCATATCAGCATCAGTCAAGCTGCAAATGCATTGATCCAAGCTATAAGATCTGCATTGTCTGATGAAATCAAAACTCGTGCTTCAGAAGTTGCTCAAAAAATATCTAAGGAG GATGGAATCGGAAAAGCTCTGAGAATTCTCAAAGAGTCTGGTATCTGTTTGGCTGCAAAGTAG
- the LOC116267523 gene encoding sterol 3-beta-glucosyltransferase UGT80A2 isoform X1, whose translation MQEEERGKRKRRRAPLGHDQDGRPRAVFMAFGTKGDVLPVAAIAAALARNLENYHVFLITHTTHEYLSMHMLAEKVSFVPISTPPVLSMQEHDDDDLSFSSRKVAIDERHKLECLSAVESVFEESSYLTGDFIAMNFFALEGWHLAELFRVPCVVTAPYVVPYSMPSSYESRFENDFPLLFRCLQDAPPGKVSWKDVTHWMWPLFTENWGSWRSQCLRLSACPLTDPVTGLPMLHDWPQSPLLLYGFSREIVECPDYWPSSVHDCGLWFPPLKWEFSCTNCGQSAARFPSEESAMNLKLCMNHSALQNFLEEKSGTCSPIFIGLSSIGRMGFMRKPEAFLSVLKVVLENTDHRVILFSAGYEPLNNIIRRVHRESSKYEAKQKYLIEDGILLFDDKLFCFSGSIPYKWVFSRCSIAVHHGGSGSTAAALSTGIPQILCPFILDQFYWAERMSWLGVAPDPLSRSFLIPDEDDHISISQAANALIQAIRSALSDEIKTRASEVAQKISKEDGIGKALRILKESGICLAAK comes from the exons ATGCAGGAGGAAGAGAGGGGGAAGCGGAAAAGACGAAGAGCTCCACTAGGTCATGATCAAGATGGGAGGCCTCGGGCGGTTTTCATGGCATTTGGAACTAAGGGGGACGTTCTGCCTGTGGCG GCCATTGCTGCTGCTCTTGCTAGAAATTTGGAGAactatcatgtttttttaattactcATACAACCCATGAG TATCTGAGCATGCACATGTTAGCAGAAAAAGTTTCCTTTGTTCCCATATCAACACCACCTGTCCTTTCAATGCAGGAACATGATGATG ATGATTTATCTTTCTCTTCCCGGAAGGTGGCCATTGATGAGAGACACAAATTGGAATGCCTTTCTGCAGTAGAGAGTGTGTTTGAAGAAAGCTCATATTTGACTGGAGATTTTATTGCAATGAACTTCTTTGCTTTG GAAGGCTGGCATCTTGCTGAACTATTTCGGGTTCCTTGTGTTGTTACTGCACCTTATGTTGTTCCATACAG CATGCCTTCATCATACGAGAGCcgatttgaaaatgattttccaCTTCTATTTAGATGCCTCCAAGATGCTCCGCCAGGCAAG GTTAGCTGGAAAGATGTGACCCACTGGATGTGGCCACTTTTTACAGAAAATTGGGGATCTTGGAGGAGCCAGTGTTTGAGGCTTAGTGCTTGTCCTTTAACG GATCCTGTTACTGGCCTTCCAATGCTGCATGATTGGCCGCAGTCTCCATTGCTTCT ATATGGATTCAGCAGGGAAATTGTGGAGTGCCCTG ACTACTGGCCATCAAGTGTTCATGATTGTGGGCTTTGGTTTCCACCTTTGAAGTGGGAATTTTCATGCACCAACTGTGGACAAAGTGCAGCCAGATTCCCTTCAGAAGAATCTGCTATGAATCTTAAGCTATGCATGAACCATAGTGCTCTGCAGAACTTTCTTGAGGAAAAATCAGGAACCTGCTCACCAATATTTATAGGATTGAGTTCAATAGGAAG GATGGGCTTTATGAGAAAACCAGAAGCATTTCTTTCGGTCCTTAAGGTCGTTTTAGAGAATACAGACCACCGGGTGATCCTTTTCTCTGCTGGTTATGAGCCACTAAATAACATTATCAGAAGGGTCCACCGAGAATCTTCGAAGTATGAGGCAAAGCAGAAATATCTGATTGAAGATGGCATTCTACTTTTTGATGATAAACTCTTCTGTTTTTCTGG TTCTATACCATACAAGTGGGTCTTCTCAAGGTGCTCCATTGCCGTACATCATGGTGGCAG CGGATCAACAGCTGCAGCACTATCGACGGGCATACCACAG ATTTTGTGCCCCTTCATCCTAGATCAATTTTACTGGGCAGAAAGAATGTCCTGGCTTGGGGTTGCACCAGACCCATTATCGAGGAGCTTCTTGATTCCAGATGAAGATGATCATATCAGCATCAGTCAAGCTGCAAATGCATTGATCCAAGCTATAAGATCTGCATTGTCTGATGAAATCAAAACTCGTGCTTCAGAAGTTGCTCAAAAAATATCTAAGGAG GATGGAATCGGAAAAGCTCTGAGAATTCTCAAAGAGTCTGGTATCTGTTTGGCTGCAAAGTAG
- the LOC116267523 gene encoding sterol 3-beta-glucosyltransferase isoform X4 — MHMLAEKVSFVPISTPPVLSMQEHDDDDLSFSSRKVAIDERHKLECLSAVESVFEESSYLTGDFIAMNFFALEGWHLAELFRVPCVVTAPYVVPYSMPSSYESRFENDFPLLFRCLQDAPPGKVSWKDVTHWMWPLFTENWGSWRSQCLRLSACPLTDPVTGLPMLHDWPQSPLLLYGFSREIVECPDYWPSSVHDCGLWFPPLKWEFSCTNCGQSAARFPSEESAMNLKLCMNHSALQNFLEEKSGTCSPIFIGLSSIGRMGFMRKPEAFLSVLKVVLENTDHRVILFSAGYEPLNNIIRRVHRESSKYEAKQKYLIEDGILLFDDKLFCFSGSIPYKWVFSRCSIAVHHGGSGSTAAALSTGIPQILCPFILDQFYWAERMSWLGVAPDPLSRSFLIPDEDDHISISQAANALIQAIRSALSDEIKTRASEVAQKISKEDGIGKALRILKESGICLAAK; from the exons ATGCACATGTTAGCAGAAAAAGTTTCCTTTGTTCCCATATCAACACCACCTGTCCTTTCAATGCAGGAACATGATGATG ATGATTTATCTTTCTCTTCCCGGAAGGTGGCCATTGATGAGAGACACAAATTGGAATGCCTTTCTGCAGTAGAGAGTGTGTTTGAAGAAAGCTCATATTTGACTGGAGATTTTATTGCAATGAACTTCTTTGCTTTG GAAGGCTGGCATCTTGCTGAACTATTTCGGGTTCCTTGTGTTGTTACTGCACCTTATGTTGTTCCATACAG CATGCCTTCATCATACGAGAGCcgatttgaaaatgattttccaCTTCTATTTAGATGCCTCCAAGATGCTCCGCCAGGCAAG GTTAGCTGGAAAGATGTGACCCACTGGATGTGGCCACTTTTTACAGAAAATTGGGGATCTTGGAGGAGCCAGTGTTTGAGGCTTAGTGCTTGTCCTTTAACG GATCCTGTTACTGGCCTTCCAATGCTGCATGATTGGCCGCAGTCTCCATTGCTTCT ATATGGATTCAGCAGGGAAATTGTGGAGTGCCCTG ACTACTGGCCATCAAGTGTTCATGATTGTGGGCTTTGGTTTCCACCTTTGAAGTGGGAATTTTCATGCACCAACTGTGGACAAAGTGCAGCCAGATTCCCTTCAGAAGAATCTGCTATGAATCTTAAGCTATGCATGAACCATAGTGCTCTGCAGAACTTTCTTGAGGAAAAATCAGGAACCTGCTCACCAATATTTATAGGATTGAGTTCAATAGGAAG GATGGGCTTTATGAGAAAACCAGAAGCATTTCTTTCGGTCCTTAAGGTCGTTTTAGAGAATACAGACCACCGGGTGATCCTTTTCTCTGCTGGTTATGAGCCACTAAATAACATTATCAGAAGGGTCCACCGAGAATCTTCGAAGTATGAGGCAAAGCAGAAATATCTGATTGAAGATGGCATTCTACTTTTTGATGATAAACTCTTCTGTTTTTCTGG TTCTATACCATACAAGTGGGTCTTCTCAAGGTGCTCCATTGCCGTACATCATGGTGGCAG CGGATCAACAGCTGCAGCACTATCGACGGGCATACCACAG ATTTTGTGCCCCTTCATCCTAGATCAATTTTACTGGGCAGAAAGAATGTCCTGGCTTGGGGTTGCACCAGACCCATTATCGAGGAGCTTCTTGATTCCAGATGAAGATGATCATATCAGCATCAGTCAAGCTGCAAATGCATTGATCCAAGCTATAAGATCTGCATTGTCTGATGAAATCAAAACTCGTGCTTCAGAAGTTGCTCAAAAAATATCTAAGGAG GATGGAATCGGAAAAGCTCTGAGAATTCTCAAAGAGTCTGGTATCTGTTTGGCTGCAAAGTAG